The nucleotide sequence AGTACGACCTCAAAGACCTTCCGCATTGGATGGAAAAACAAGTGTACCTGAATATGGGGTCTCTATTGTTAGGGGTTGCCGTCTTGGGTATAGACGCCGTACCCATGGAAGGTATAGATGTAAAAGCTTTGGACGAGGAGTTTGGTTTACGTGAAAAAGGATACACAGCCTTGGCCGTGGTTTCCTTGGGCTACAGAAAAGATACCGATTTTAACTCGAAATTACCCAAATCAAGATTTCCCGAAGAAACTATAATCACCCAGCTATAATCCTCTTAAAAAAGGTAGAAATCATGAAAAAATTCTTAAAAATAGGAGCAGGAATCGTCTTGGCGTTGATGGCAGTCGGTGTCCTTATATTTTTCTTTTTCCCAAAAGTACTTGTCGACCAAACCAACGCAAGTTATGCCAGGGCGGCAAAACTTGAAAAGAAAACCGTGGCTGTAAATGGCTATATCGTAAATTTTTACGAAAGCAAGGCCGGTGAAGACAAGCCTTATTTTGTACTTCTTCACGGTATGGGAGACGACAAGAGCAGTTTTTTGCAAACTGCCCAATTTTTATCGGAAGACTACCATTTGATTCTTCCCGATCTGGCCGGTCACGGTGAAAACGAAAGAAAGGCGGGACTAAATTATTCCATAGACGGCCAAGCCACTTTTGTAAAGTCCTTTTTAGAGCAAATCGGCGTACACAGGTTTTATCTCATTGGAAACTCAATGGGAGGCCATACCGCCGCCGCTTATGCCATAAAATACCCTAAGGACGTAGCCAAACTGATCCTTCTAAATGCCGCTGGCATTACCTTAGACGACCATGTGGTCTATGGCGGATTTGGCAAGGAAATAGAAAACAAAGAAGAACTTAATGCCGTGCTTCAACGCGTTTTTTATAAGGTACCTGAACTTCCCGGACCCATAGCGGATTATATGATCGAGCAGATCAACAATAGCAAGGATTTTGTCGACGACACGCTGATTCCCGCTATAAAGAACGGAACCTATTTCAACTTAAAAGATGAGGTAGCTTCCATAAAGGCTCCCACCTTGGTGCTATGGGGAAAACACGACAAGGTGGTGAGTTTTAACGTAGCGGAATATTACCGCGACCATATTCCCAACGCCAAATTGGAGCTTATTCCAAACGCTTCACACTCCCCTCAATTGGAAGTTCCCGAAACCGTAGCCACAAGTATCAACCGATTTATTCAATAAAGATGGAAGTATCAAAACTAACGACAAGAGACCAACATTTGGCAAAGGTTCAGTTGTACCGATGGTATCAATTGTATGAACGCCCCATGAATGACCAGCGTATTAACAACCAACTAGAAATGTTGGACGAAAACATTACTATGATCAATGCCTCAGAAGAATTTAAAGGGACCAAAGACTATCCTAAAAGACTTAAGGTGTATGACGGCTGGCAAAATGCCCACCATATTAAATCTATCGAGGTTTCACTATTGGAAGACAATTCTATCGGGTTGGAAGCCGATTTGCACTACCAAAACATCAAGCCCAATGGAGAAAAGCAAAGTTATGCCCTGCATTACAATGATATTAGGTTAGAAAAATTTGTTGGCGACCTACCCAAATTCACACGAGTGGAAATCGTACCCGTAGGGCCTACCGATGAAGATTTTGAAGATGCCTACCCTACGAACCGAACCAAGTCACTCATGCATTTTTGGTTGGCCCACATGGAAAGCCTAGACGGAAATGTAAGTCCTTTTAAAGAATTGTTAGTGGACAATTTCAAGCTTCACTTTTCAACCAACAACGCGCCCATTGTCAATATAGACGATCTTGAAAAGTGGTTGAACGGAACCCCTAAACAATTAAAGGAAAGCAGTCACTTCCCCGAAAATTTTTCCGTGAAGGTAATTTCTGAAAAAGAATACGAAGTCGATGTAGATTTTGTTTGGGAAGGCCTAACGAAAGAAAACCAAAAACTTACTGCTACCACCACACACCATTGGGTCGTACAAGATAATCCCAATGACAGGTTTGCAAAAATAAAAGAGGCGAACATAACCCAAAAAGTACCTCTTGCGCCATTAAAATAAAACTCTAATTCAATATATAAGAACAACTATTATGAAAAGTACTATTGTAAAATTTACGGCCAAACCGGAATATAGGGAAGCGTTTTCCACTACCTTAAAAGAAGTACAGGCCGCCACGAGAAAAGAAGCGGGCAACAAAGAAATCAGCGTGTTTGTTTCTAAAGCAGATGCCAATGTATTCTTTGTTTATGAACGTTGGGCCAATAAAGCGGCCATTACCTCCCACGATAATGAGCCGCACACAAAAAAGCTAATGCAAGTGGGGCAAACCGCCTTAAAGTCTGCTCCGGATTTTTATTTTTTAGGAGATACACCCCCCCTACCCGACCATTCTAAATCGGCTAACCCAGAAGATGAAGTCTTTGTCATTTTCTTCATTTTTAAATTGAAAACGGAATTTAGGCCCGCACTTCTAAAACAGTTTGAAGACCATATTACCCACACTCGAAAAGAGGAAGCAGGAAACATCATTTTTGATTTATATACAGTAGATGATCAGGAAGATACTTTAGCCGTTTATGAGCATTGGAGAAAAGAATCTGATGTTTGGGACATTCACTTTAATCAACCTTATGCAGTAAAAACAGGCAAACTAATGGAAGAAGCTGTCATTGGTGATTTAAAGCAGTATATGAATTTCGTCACGGAAATCTAAACGAAACGTCAGGTTCAACTAAAAACCACTATCATGAAAACAGCAATAACATTACTTTCCTTGGCAATTTTAGCAAGCTGCGGAAATCAGGACAAAAAAGAAGCAGGTTCAACTACAGAAACGCAAAATCACGAACATCCGCATCCACACAATGTAGATGAAAACGGATTAGCACCCCATACCGAAAATACCATTCATCAATACGCACCCACCGTTGCCTTATTGAACAGTATCTACGAAGGCGACATTACTCCTCGACAAATGGTACAACAAGGCAATATTGGTATTGGCACCGTAAACCATTTGGCCGGTGAACTGGTCGCCGTAGACGGAGTGGTATACACCATTGATGCCGAAGGCGGAATTAAAGAGGCTCCAGAAGATTTAGAGTCGCCTAATATGACGATGATAAATTTTCAACCAAAGAAAACGGTGACTATAGAAAACATTACCTCTTACGAAGATTTAAGTAAAGAACTCCAAAAATATGCAACTTCAATAAATAGCTTTTATGCCTACCGGATTAAAGGGGAGTTTGGCTATTTAAAAATGGCATCGGCACATAAGGTAGAAAATGAAGATGTTTCTCTATTTGATTATTTAGATACAAGAGTAATGTATACTAGAGAAAATATTAAAGGAACTTTAGTAGGCTTATTTACGCCAGATTATATTGGAAACGTAGTGATACCGGGAATGCACTTTCACTTTTTGTCTGAAGACATAACACTAGGAGGGCATTTAGAAGATATCAAGTTTGATAAACTTCAAGTAGAAATTCAAGAAATAAACCAAGTCAATTTGCAGCTTCCTCAAACCGAAAAATTCAGAAACAAAACGTTGAAGCAAGGTGCCTCACCAAAAGCAACCGCAAAGCAAAACGGTAAATAAGAAGATTATGAAAAAGTACATCATTTTGGTTTTAGCATTGTCTTTCTCTTTTGCAAGTAATGCGCAAAACACTAAAGAAGACAATTATAAAAGAGGCGTAAAAATTGTTAACGAGGTTAATGGCGAAGGAGCTTCAAAAGGATTAGAAGCAGCTTTTAAAAGTGTCTCTCCAGATATGGCAGATTATATTATTGGCTATGGTTTTGGAGAAATTTATAACAGAAAAGGCATAGATTTTAAAACCAAAGAATTATTAATAATAGCTAGTCTTACTACACAAGCAAATGCAAAGTCGCAGTTAAAATCACATATAAAGGCTGCCTTAAATTTAGGTGTTACGCCAAATGAGATTTCAGAAACTATGATTTTATTGAGCTTGTATACAGGCTTTCCAGCTGCAAATAATGGCATTTTTGCGTTAAAGGAAGTTTTAGAAGAAACAAGGTCTACGGCATCTAATCCTATAAATACAACACAACAATTAGTTAAAAACTGGGAATTAGATGGTTTTTCTATGCCTGAGTCTATTGTGGCATCACCAACAGAGAATTGGTTATATGTTTCTAACGTAAATCATAATAACAAAGGGTATATAAGTAAAATTTCAAAGGATGGAAAAGTTGATAATTATAAATGGGTAACTGGTTTAAATTCGCCAGCAGGTTTAGCATTTTATCAAGACAAATTATACGTTGGCGATGGTAAGGAGCTTCATATTATCAATGTTAAAAATGGAAAAGTCGTAAATAGCATTACTTCTCCAGATGTTGTGTCACTAAATGATGTCGTGGTTTCTAAAAACGGACAGGTTTTTATCTCTGATATAGCAAGTGGTAAAATTTTCACATTAGTAAATAACAAATTAGAGGTTTGGTTTCAAACATCTGAAATTAAGCATCCAAACGGGTTATTTATACAAGATAATCAGTTAGTTATTGCCGATTATGGAGCAGAATTAAGTCAGACAATTACTGCAAGTAATTTCGGGAGTATGTATTCGGTAAATATTACCAATAAGTCTTACCAAATAATTACAAGCGCGTATAAACTAGGTGGTTTAGATGGTGTTACTTCTGTTAATAACGGGTATTTGGTAAGCAGCAATACTACTGGCGAGCTGTTTTTTATTAATTCAAATGAAAAAAAGCTCATTGGAAACTTCCCTAAAGGTTTAGCAGACATTAGCATACTGGACAATTTACTTTACACACCTTTAATTTTCAGTAACAAGATACAAGTCTATAATTTATCTACCGATTCTAATATTAGTTTAGAAAATTGGAAACGAATAAACACAAAAGAAGAATATTTAAAGTTGGCTGCCAATAATTTTTATGGAGACAAAGACGGGCAATCTGTTGCTACTCACGACGGTCAAATATTTGGAGTTTTTGGAGGTAAAGTTTTGACAGGTACTTGGGATTGGAAAAATAATTTCTTCACCAGAACTAGCAAAATCGGAGATATTGATTTAGGGTATGATGAACTTGTAATTGAAGTTACAAATACCAAAATGCGCTTAACACTTAAGCAAGGCAAGGGAATGACCGTTGTCTACAATAAAAAATAATTTAAAAAATAGACACACTATGAAAGCAATAATATTAGAAAAAGCAGGAGGACCAGAAAACCTTCATTTAGCAGAAGTAGCAAAACCAAGCATAAAAGATAACGAAGTATTGGTAGCGGTAAAGGCTATTTCATTAAACCCGGCAGATGTAAAACCAAAGTATCAAGATAAGATGCTGAATATGATGTACGGTGAAAAACGACCTGTTATTTTAGGCTGGGACATAGCAGGAACAGTTACTGAAGTTGGTACTGATGTTACCAATTTTAAAATAGGCGACAAGGTTTTTGGTATGGTGAATTTTCCTGGTGTAGGTAACGCTTACGCGGAATTTGTTGCTGCGCCAGAAGCACATTTAGCTACAATGCCAGACAACGTCTCTTTTGAAGAGGCTGCAGCTACAACCTTAGCTGCTTTAACTGCATTACAAATCTTAGAAGAAAGGATTAATAAAGGTGATAAAGTACTAATACAAGCAGGTTCTGGTGGTGTTGGTCATTTTGCTATCCAAATTGCAAAAGCAATGGGAGCTTTTGTGAATACTACTGCCTCGGCAAAAAACAGTGCATTTGTTAAGTCTATTGGAGCAGATAACGCAATAGATTATCATACTGAAAAGTTTGAAGAAATTTTATCTGATATCGACTTTGTGTTAGATACGCAAGGGGGTAAAGTATTAGAAAATTCCGTAAAAGTCTTGAAAACTGGCGGTACAGCTTATACAACGTTAGGTATGGACATAGATGATGTAAAAGCATCAGCCAAAAAGGAGAACAAAACCGTTTCAGACATTTTAGTACACTCTAGTGCTGAAGATATGAACACCTTAAAAGGAATGCTAGAAAACGGTAGCATTAAACCAAACATATACAAAACGTTTGCTTTTGAAGATATGGCTGCTGCCCATACTGAAGTTGAAAAAGGAAGAACAGTGGGTAAAGTAATCGTGACACTTTAGTATTAACTATTAAAACACAATGAAAATGAAAACACAAGATAAATTACCGAATTATACGAGGAAAATTTTTGTTGGTGGCGAATGGAAAGATGGAAAAGGACCAGCAATCAAAGATATTAACCCTTGGAACCAAGAGGAGTTATTCTCTTTAAATGGAGCTACCACAGATGATGTAAACGAAGCTTTTGAACAAGCAGCAGTTGCGCAGAAAAAATGGGCAGCAGTACTACCTCCTGAAAAGAGTAGAATGATGCTTAAACTTGCCGAAGTGGTAAGAAACCGAAAGAAAGAATTTGCAGAATGGGCAAGAAAAGAAGTAGGAGCAACCTTGGCAAAAGGGTTGTTCGAGGCAGAATTGGTGGCCAGTGTTTTCGAAAGTAGCGTCCATTTGCCACTACAGGTAGAAGGTAAAATTTTACCTCGGGACATTGACGGAAAAGAATCATTGGCCGTGAGAAAACCGTTGGGTGTCATCGGTTTAATCTCTCCTTGGAATTTCCCCGGACAATTGACGGCACGCACCTTGGGCCCTGCTTTGGCAGTAGGTAATGCCGTTGTCTTGAAACCTTCGTCGAATTCGATCGTCACCGGTGGATTGATTTTTGCATCCTTTCTTGAGGAGGCAGGATTCCCCAAAGGGTTGTTGAGTGTTTTGCCCGGTGGGGGCGGCTCCATAGGAACGGCTATTACCAAGCATCCCATTTCCAAACTGATTTCCTTTACCGGCTCGACGCCGGTAGGTCGCCAGGTCGGTCAAAATGCCCTGAGCGCCGACCTCATCAAAAACATCGAATTGGAATTGGGAGGCAATAGTCCCTTCGTTGTCCTTGAGGATGCCGATATTGACCAAGCGGTAGAGGCCGCGGCTTGGGGAAAGTTCATGAACCAAGGTCAGATCTGTATGGCCATCAACAGGATTATCGTAGAGGATAAGGTCTATGATGAATTCACCGAAAAATTTATCGCCAAGGTAAAAACCCTCAAAAGATTGGATATGAACGATCCCGACACCTTTATCGGACCGATCATTGACCAGGCCCAGTTCGATACCGTAAAGAACCTAATCGACGAGGCCAAGGCCCAAGGCTACAAAATGGCCTTGGGCGGGGAGTCGGAAGGCTTGCATATGCCCCCGCATATCTTTGTGGATGTAGATGAAAACTGTCCCTTGTTCAAGCATGAAATTTTTGGCCCCGCAGTTTCCATTGCCCGTGCTAAGGATATGGATGACGCTTTACGATTGGCAAATGCTACAGATTATGGACTGTCTAGTTCAGTGTTTACCAAAGACGAAGCCAAAGGCATGCAATTTGCCCAAGGTATCGAAGCTGGAATGACACATATTAACGACCAACCTGTCAACGACAGTGCCTATGCACCCTTTGGAGGCGTTAAAAATTCCGGTTTAGGTAGGTTTAACGGACAATGGGGCATCAAGTCATTTACCGTTGCCCATTGGATCAGCATTCAAAAAGAACCGAGAAAGTATCCGTTTAGGGCAGCGGATTTTCAATAATGACCGTCCCTATATATCACATTCCCGTATGTCTGGGCAGGTATTCCCTCCTACCTTGGCATACGGTTTTTTTGGCTATCTTGTAAATCACATCCCTTCCCTACGGAAGAAAGATGAAAAAAGAAATGCTAACCCACCCGAAAAACAGAATTCAGTTTTGGTTTTTCACTAAGGGAAAATTGTTTTTACATGGATAACCTTATTACCTTTTCCATTACCGTGTTCACCGGCTTTTTTGCCATAATGAACCCGCTGTCGAACATACCCGTCTTTCTATCCTTGGCAGGTGGGGCCGATAGAACCACCCAACGGAACATCAGTAAAAAAGCGACACTTACGGCCTTTGTCATTGTTACGCTCTTCCTCGTTCTCGGGAAATTCATTTTCCTGCTTTTCGGTATTACCATACCTGCTTTTAAGATTACAGGGGGCATTTTGATCTTCGTAGTAGGTTTTGATATGCTCCAGTCTAAAAAATCGAACGTAAAGCACTTAAAGGAAACCCATATCGATGAAGACATTGCCAT is from Zobellia galactanivorans and encodes:
- a CDS encoding NADP-dependent oxidoreductase, producing the protein MKAIILEKAGGPENLHLAEVAKPSIKDNEVLVAVKAISLNPADVKPKYQDKMLNMMYGEKRPVILGWDIAGTVTEVGTDVTNFKIGDKVFGMVNFPGVGNAYAEFVAAPEAHLATMPDNVSFEEAAATTLAALTALQILEERINKGDKVLIQAGSGGVGHFAIQIAKAMGAFVNTTASAKNSAFVKSIGADNAIDYHTEKFEEILSDIDFVLDTQGGKVLENSVKVLKTGGTAYTTLGMDIDDVKASAKKENKTVSDILVHSSAEDMNTLKGMLENGSIKPNIYKTFAFEDMAAAHTEVEKGRTVGKVIVTL
- a CDS encoding putative quinol monooxygenase encodes the protein MKSTIVKFTAKPEYREAFSTTLKEVQAATRKEAGNKEISVFVSKADANVFFVYERWANKAAITSHDNEPHTKKLMQVGQTALKSAPDFYFLGDTPPLPDHSKSANPEDEVFVIFFIFKLKTEFRPALLKQFEDHITHTRKEEAGNIIFDLYTVDDQEDTLAVYEHWRKESDVWDIHFNQPYAVKTGKLMEEAVIGDLKQYMNFVTEI
- a CDS encoding MarC family protein, whose protein sequence is MDNLITFSITVFTGFFAIMNPLSNIPVFLSLAGGADRTTQRNISKKATLTAFVIVTLFLVLGKFIFLLFGITIPAFKITGGILIFVVGFDMLQSKKSNVKHLKETHIDEDIAISPLAIPILAGPGTIVTGMNFVSNAGYLKIGMVIMIFGLLCWMTYISFMLSELFIKKIGHNVISVIGKIMGLIIAIIGTDMIIQGIKISFTLSN
- the budA gene encoding acetolactate decarboxylase, with the translated sequence MKTAITLLSLAILASCGNQDKKEAGSTTETQNHEHPHPHNVDENGLAPHTENTIHQYAPTVALLNSIYEGDITPRQMVQQGNIGIGTVNHLAGELVAVDGVVYTIDAEGGIKEAPEDLESPNMTMINFQPKKTVTIENITSYEDLSKELQKYATSINSFYAYRIKGEFGYLKMASAHKVENEDVSLFDYLDTRVMYTRENIKGTLVGLFTPDYIGNVVIPGMHFHFLSEDITLGGHLEDIKFDKLQVEIQEINQVNLQLPQTEKFRNKTLKQGASPKATAKQNGK
- a CDS encoding alpha/beta fold hydrolase — protein: MKKFLKIGAGIVLALMAVGVLIFFFFPKVLVDQTNASYARAAKLEKKTVAVNGYIVNFYESKAGEDKPYFVLLHGMGDDKSSFLQTAQFLSEDYHLILPDLAGHGENERKAGLNYSIDGQATFVKSFLEQIGVHRFYLIGNSMGGHTAAAYAIKYPKDVAKLILLNAAGITLDDHVVYGGFGKEIENKEELNAVLQRVFYKVPELPGPIADYMIEQINNSKDFVDDTLIPAIKNGTYFNLKDEVASIKAPTLVLWGKHDKVVSFNVAEYYRDHIPNAKLELIPNASHSPQLEVPETVATSINRFIQ
- a CDS encoding carboxymuconolactone decarboxylase family protein → MKKYIILVLALSFSFASNAQNTKEDNYKRGVKIVNEVNGEGASKGLEAAFKSVSPDMADYIIGYGFGEIYNRKGIDFKTKELLIIASLTTQANAKSQLKSHIKAALNLGVTPNEISETMILLSLYTGFPAANNGIFALKEVLEETRSTASNPINTTQQLVKNWELDGFSMPESIVASPTENWLYVSNVNHNNKGYISKISKDGKVDNYKWVTGLNSPAGLAFYQDKLYVGDGKELHIINVKNGKVVNSITSPDVVSLNDVVVSKNGQVFISDIASGKIFTLVNNKLEVWFQTSEIKHPNGLFIQDNQLVIADYGAELSQTITASNFGSMYSVNITNKSYQIITSAYKLGGLDGVTSVNNGYLVSSNTTGELFFINSNEKKLIGNFPKGLADISILDNLLYTPLIFSNKIQVYNLSTDSNISLENWKRINTKEEYLKLAANNFYGDKDGQSVATHDGQIFGVFGGKVLTGTWDWKNNFFTRTSKIGDIDLGYDELVIEVTNTKMRLTLKQGKGMTVVYNKK
- a CDS encoding aldehyde dehydrogenase family protein, encoding MKTQDKLPNYTRKIFVGGEWKDGKGPAIKDINPWNQEELFSLNGATTDDVNEAFEQAAVAQKKWAAVLPPEKSRMMLKLAEVVRNRKKEFAEWARKEVGATLAKGLFEAELVASVFESSVHLPLQVEGKILPRDIDGKESLAVRKPLGVIGLISPWNFPGQLTARTLGPALAVGNAVVLKPSSNSIVTGGLIFASFLEEAGFPKGLLSVLPGGGGSIGTAITKHPISKLISFTGSTPVGRQVGQNALSADLIKNIELELGGNSPFVVLEDADIDQAVEAAAWGKFMNQGQICMAINRIIVEDKVYDEFTEKFIAKVKTLKRLDMNDPDTFIGPIIDQAQFDTVKNLIDEAKAQGYKMALGGESEGLHMPPHIFVDVDENCPLFKHEIFGPAVSIARAKDMDDALRLANATDYGLSSSVFTKDEAKGMQFAQGIEAGMTHINDQPVNDSAYAPFGGVKNSGLGRFNGQWGIKSFTVAHWISIQKEPRKYPFRAADFQ